The nucleotide window TAAGCATGAGCCGGAGCATCGGCGCTCAGATACAATCGTTGAAATCGGACAAATCCGTCATGTGCATAAGGCCGTGGACCAGCCTGGAGGAGCGTTCGCTGGTCGGGGACTACCAGGTCTGCTGCTGGATCAATTCCATCCTGGGTATTGTGAAGAAGAATTCCGATACCGATATCATGCCCCTGTGGAACAATGATACCATACGCCAGATCCGGCGGTCTTTTGCCGACGGCACATTCCGGGCGTTCTGTCCCGATGACTGCCCCATGCTGATACGGAAACGGGAATTCGAGCCGGATTTTGTAGATATCTATTCGTATGACCCGTGGGAATACGACCGGTTCAGCGAGGCATTCCGCTCAAACTGTGAAAAGGTGATCGCCTCTGCCGCCGAAAAGAGACTCGTATCGGATGCATTCCCGCTCCGGCTGAAAATCCATCCCAGCAACATCTGCAACCTGGACTGCCGTATGTGTAATCTGGACAAGGGGCTGAAGGAGGAGGTCGGCGAAGGGTATTACCGGAATATCTACCGGCTGATGCCTTTCCTGGAGGAGATTGTCATTTTCGGAGGGGAGCCGTTCGCCTGCAAAGTATCGAGGGATTTGATTTTCGGCGAGGAGATACGGAAACACCCCCAGATCCACCTTTCAACCATCACCAACGGGTCGCTCCTGGATGACAAGGTGATGGAAAAGCTGGAAGATTTAAGGCTGGGATGGTTTT belongs to Candidatus Latescibacter sp. and includes:
- a CDS encoding radical SAM protein yields the protein MSRSIGAQIQSLKSDKSVMCIRPWTSLEERSLVGDYQVCCWINSILGIVKKNSDTDIMPLWNNDTIRQIRRSFADGTFRAFCPDDCPMLIRKREFEPDFVDIYSYDPWEYDRFSEAFRSNCEKVIASAAEKRLVSDAFPLRLKIHPSNICNLDCRMCNLDKGLKEEVGEGYYRNIYRLMPFLEEIVIFGGEPFACKVSRDLIFGEEIRKHPQIHLSTITNGSLLDDKVMEKLEDLRLGWFSFSLDSCSEKTYPGIRVNAKYEKTFRNLKRFVEKRDRGEIRIRDILANFAIQATNYREIGEFIEYTHSLGIRANFTMVTGTFELLDRIDEVEACLRAGAAKAEALGEKLTAVELVYLLKKLPDYAEKLRKQRMYFKLFKIVDREKVVSFFQKHNRLKKTLRKIIGI